In bacterium, the sequence CGACGAGCCTCACGGTGACGGTGCCCTCGGGGGCGGTGAGCGGGCCGGTGAGCATCAACGTGCTCGGGAGTCAGACCACCAGCGAGATCACGTTCATCGTCCCGGTGGTGATCTCGGACTTCAGCCCTGCGGGCGGCGTTGCGGGCACGTCGGTGACCCTCTCGGGCACGGGCTTCTCCACCACGCTTGCAAGCAACTCGGTGAAGGTGAACGGCGTCGCGGCGACTCTGACCCAGGCGAGCGCGACCAGCCTTCGCTTCACGGTGCCGCTTGGCGCGACCACCGGCCCCATCGCCGTGACGGTCGCGGGCCAGACGGCTTCCACCGCAGCCTTCACGGTCGCCATGCCTTCCCTCGCCGGAGCTTCCACCATCCAGACCATTGCCGGATGGCCCCTTCCGCCTGCGAACCGACAGGCGAGCAACTGGGGCTTCAAGGCCCCCGCGGCGATGGTCCGCGATGGCGCCGGCAACACCTACGTCGCGGGGAGCGGCCGGATCTTCAAGATCGATGCCGCGGGCGTCATCACCCACGTGGCGGGGATGGGCGCCACCAACGCCCACGACGGCGATGGTGGGCCGGCAACCGGGGCCAAGTTCAGCGACAAGGTCTACGCGCTCGCGGTGGACGCCTCGGGCAACCTCTATTTCGCGGACAGCGCGTACAATTGCGTCCGCATGGTGGATACCTCGGGCGTCATCTCGACGGTCGTGGGGGTTTCCAGCACGAGCTACAGCGCCCCGGACGGTGACGGCGGTCTTGCCGTCGCGGCCCGTCTCGACCAGCCGCAGGGACTTGCGGTGGACGCTGCGGGCAACCTGTACATTTCGGAATTCACCGGCCATGTGATCCGCAAGGTCGCGGCCTCCTCGAAGATGATTAGCACCATCGCCGGCAACCGTACGGTCTTCGGCTATTCGGATGGGGCCGGGGTCGCAAAGGATGCGCGTTTCAGCAGCACCCGCGGCTTGCTGCTCGACGGTGACAACCTGTACGTGGCGGATTCCTATCGCGTCTGGCGCATCGGGCTCTCGGGCAACACCATCGAGAACCTCGCCGGGGCGGGGGCGGGCGACGAAAGCGCTTACGTGGACGGCCCCGGGGCCAGCGCCCGCTTCAAGGATTGTGTCAGCCTCGCGAAGGACGCCGCGGGGAATCTGTACGTCGGCGATCAGGGCGACCACCGCGTGCGCAAGATCGATGCCTCGCGCAACGTCACGACGGTCGCAGGGACCGGTGTCGCCGGCTACGGGGGGGATGGCGGCGTGGCGACCTCGGCCCAGCTCAACGTGCCGTACGGTGTCGTCGTGGATGGCGCCGGCCGCCTCTATGTCGCGGATTCCTTGAACCATCGCATCCGCCGGATCGAGGGGGGCACCATCTCGACGGTCTGGGGCACCGGTCTGGTCAGCTACTCCGGGGATAACGGTCTTGCCGAGGCGGCCCAGGTCGACCCGGGGGTCAACGGGGGCGTCGCCGTGGATTCGGCGGGCAACCTCTATCTTGCGGATCAGAACAACTATCGCATCCGCAAGATCGATCGGGTGACGGGCGTCATCTCGACCTACGCCGGGACGGGAGCGGTTTCGAGCAGCGGCGATGGGGGGCAAGCTACCGCCGCAAGCCTACAGCCCTCGGGGCTTGTTTTCGACGCCTCGGACAACCTCTACGTCGGTGACGTCAAGGGGGCCAGCATTCGCAAGATCGCGCGCGCGACGGGCCTCATCTCGACCTACGCGCCGGGCATGGCGTATCCCCGGGGCCTCGCCTTCGATGCTGCGGGCAACCTTTACGTCGCCAGGGGAAGCGCCCTCCCCGGCAGCTCCGGCACCGTCGTGAAGATCGACCCCTTGGGCACCGTCACCACCATCGCGGGCGGGGGAGTCTCACTCGCCGAGGGCGTTTCCGCCACCTCGGCCAGGATCAACGGCCCCATGGGGCTGGTGCTGGATGCGAGCGGGAGCGTCTACGTCGCGGACTACGGCAGCCACAAGGTCCGCAAGGTGAGCGAGGGCGTCATCACCACCGTGGCCGGGGCTGGGGCCGGTGGCGACGGAGGTCCGGCGCTCACGGCGAAGCTCACGAACCCGTACGGGCTCGCCATGGACGCCTCCGGCACCCTCTACATTTCCGAGTACGGCGCTCACCGTATCCGCAAGGTGGATCTCGCGGGGGACATCTCGCTCGTGGCGGGGACGACCCAGGGCTTCTCGGGGGATAACGGCCAGGCCGCCTCGGCCCAGCTCTCCAATCCAACCAGCCTCACTCTCGCCGATTTCGGGGGCACGCTCTACGTCAACGACAGCACGAACCTCCGCGTGCGCAGGCTGCGGTGAGGACCATGAAGGGAACGATCATGAGGAGCCG encodes:
- a CDS encoding IPT/TIG domain-containing protein — protein: MRKILVAVLLSLTLVGCRMPSLFATSPGAYFGAASDAGGARVQEAPPLSGRVLIPRRVQATIKDDVAVAATVSLINTGSNRTEATGVTDDHGVFTLTLPKNYRPDPKSTYYLEAVKGLHENRPGHAVARVRTIVKFLNGWVSLTNTTPNQGINITSLTTAVAIGAGLRKGTASKVDFDALIGKIAGGVYTPVTNLSLAEVTALTSLVTSKLADDRDPVGAITLDTGTNGFELASPESPQVSTASVAVAQVGGTLTLTGSGFSTTPANNVVTINGTPVTVLSATMTSLTIQIPEGATSGQITVQVGGLIILGPVLSVAVEVETFSAPSGASGTTLTLTGSGFDPSDLANNVVVFSGGATASVTAATATSLTVTVPSGAVSGPVSINVLGSQTTSEITFIVPVVISDFSPAGGVAGTSVTLSGTGFSTTLASNSVKVNGVAATLTQASATSLRFTVPLGATTGPIAVTVAGQTASTAAFTVAMPSLAGASTIQTIAGWPLPPANRQASNWGFKAPAAMVRDGAGNTYVAGSGRIFKIDAAGVITHVAGMGATNAHDGDGGPATGAKFSDKVYALAVDASGNLYFADSAYNCVRMVDTSGVISTVVGVSSTSYSAPDGDGGLAVAARLDQPQGLAVDAAGNLYISEFTGHVIRKVAASSKMISTIAGNRTVFGYSDGAGVAKDARFSSTRGLLLDGDNLYVADSYRVWRIGLSGNTIENLAGAGAGDESAYVDGPGASARFKDCVSLAKDAAGNLYVGDQGDHRVRKIDASRNVTTVAGTGVAGYGGDGGVATSAQLNVPYGVVVDGAGRLYVADSLNHRIRRIEGGTISTVWGTGLVSYSGDNGLAEAAQVDPGVNGGVAVDSAGNLYLADQNNYRIRKIDRVTGVISTYAGTGAVSSSGDGGQATAASLQPSGLVFDASDNLYVGDVKGASIRKIARATGLISTYAPGMAYPRGLAFDAAGNLYVARGSALPGSSGTVVKIDPLGTVTTIAGGGVSLAEGVSATSARINGPMGLVLDASGSVYVADYGSHKVRKVSEGVITTVAGAGAGGDGGPALTAKLTNPYGLAMDASGTLYISEYGAHRIRKVDLAGDISLVAGTTQGFSGDNGQAASAQLSNPTSLTLADFGGTLYVNDSTNLRVRRLR